One region of Citrus sinensis cultivar Valencia sweet orange chromosome 6, DVS_A1.0, whole genome shotgun sequence genomic DNA includes:
- the LOC127903128 gene encoding transmembrane 9 superfamily member 2-like, with protein MVSFRSEAYSYCELPFCPPGDPIPNREKSLQEILSGDCFTRTQYELKFKVGTVRETICEKTLTKDEVKKFRQAISNESEYHMYYNNVLLREKVRFVKPMEVTFNSRPSYYLVKHIDFYPQYYENQVVDISSVADLDSAVDITEDAEIRVRFPYSVFWKDSIIKPTKSISQNGNATMKQWWSSESCLLIFWFLNLCLVLLTLAKGMVEFLTTSFRSVPKDASFRPANPWLLAYILGLGVQQLLMAGLGFLFIWPLEIHDVRYPCNLGPITTLVLVYCLICSYYGCIDSSYGSDREKNIHSWKKYILYCVQMFIMVLLVNQVAKFAFESANFWTTAIFFCVSRLLAALSLPKNIEIAYGRQLQSRRPPTPLWQSKFTTRKAQMFLGGLFPFIVIFGNTNEIYAILFLLKLCGVYRAMFLSFFKVIIRTILTGAGFTAYQLRGKHVYWWWRSVLRGGSTAIFMFAYGIYFCCTVNELASMLHYLRPKPIIVFVFPSATDDSTVTCLIQ; from the exons ATGGTTTCTTTCCGCAGTGAGGCGTACTCCTACTGTGAATTGCCATTCTGTCCTCCTGGAG ACCCTATACCCAACAGGGAGAAATCTCTTCAGGAAATTCTATCCGGTGATTGCTTTACTAGGACTCAGTATGAGCTGAAATTCAAGGTAGGAACAGTTCGGGAGACCATTTGTGAGAAAACCCTAACAAAAGATGAAGTGAAAAAGTTTAGGCAAGCCATCAGTAATGAATCCGAATACCATATGTACTATAACAATGTTCTCTTGCGCGAAAAGGTGAGGTTTGTTAAACCAATGGAAGTTACTTTCAATTCAAGGCCCAGTTATTATCTTGTTAAGCACATTGACTTTTATCCCCAGTACTATGAGAACCAAGTGGTAGACATAAGTTCTGTTGCTGACTTAGATTCCGCAGTTGATATAACTGAAGATGCCGAAATCAGAGTCAGGTTTCCGTATTCTGTATTCTGGAAAGATTCTATAATTAAACCTACAAAATCTATCTCCCAGAATGGAAATGCAACAATGAAACAGTGGTGGAGTTCAGAATCGTGtttattgatattttggtTTCTCAACTTGTGCCTGGTACTTTTGACGCTTGCTAAGGGAATGGTTGAATTTCTCACGACCAG CTTCCGTTCTGTACCAAAAGATGCAAGCTTCCGCCCTGCAAATCCGTGGTTACTTGCTTACATTCTGGGCCTTGGAGTTCAGCAGTTGCTAAT GGCAGGTCTCGGTTTCCTCTTCATATGGCCTTTGGAAATTCATGATGTTCGTTATCCATGCAATCTTGGCCCCATAACTACACTTGTGCTTGTATACTGCTTGATATGTTCGTATTATGGGTGCATTGATTCATCTTATGGTTCGGATCGAGAAAAAAACATACATAGCTGG AAGAAGTACATTTTATACTGTGTGCAGATGTTCATAATGGTTCTGCTAGTCAACCAGGTGGCTAAGTTTGCTTTTGAGTCTGCTAATTTCTGGACTACAGCAATATTTTTCTGTGTATCTCGACTTTTGGCTGCCCTTTCTCTGCCTAAGAATATTGAGATAGCATATGGCCGCCAATTACAATCTCGAAGACCTCCGACCCCTCTATGGCAATCTAAGTTCACGACCAGGAAAGCTCAGATGTTTCTTGGGGGCCTCTTTCCTTTCATTGTAATCTTCGGAAATACCAATGAAATTTACGCAATCTTGTTTTTGCTGAAACTTTGTGGCGTCTATAGGGCAATGTTCTTATCCTTCTTTAAGGTCATTATAAGGACTATATTGACGGGAGCGGGTTTTACAGCTTATCAACTGCGTGGGAAGCATGTCTACTGGTGGTGGAG ATCTGTTTTAAGAGGGGGATCAACTGCTATTTTCATGTTTGCGTACGGCATCTATTTCTGCTGCACAGTTAACGAA TTGGCTTCTATGCTTCATTATTTGCGTCCAAAGCCTATTATCGTTTTTGTCTTCCCAAGCGCAACTGATGATTCCACTGTTACTTGTCTGATACAGTGA